A region from the Salvia splendens isolate huo1 chromosome 15, SspV2, whole genome shotgun sequence genome encodes:
- the LOC121766797 gene encoding mannan endo-1,4-beta-mannosidase 7-like gives MVAVGLDFVVAEARRCGIRLILSLANNYESFGGKKQYVNWGRSRGQYLTSDDDFFTNSMVKGLYKNHISSVLNRYNAFTGVIYKNDPTIMAWELMNEPRCTSDPSGRTIQAWIMEMMASYLKSVDRNHLVEAGLEGFFGPSSPQRSRLNPVSNIGTGFIANNMVPVVDFATVHSYPDQWLSNTNDQNQVSFMSKWLDTHIQDAERVLRKPILIAEFGKSWRDMFSGGAAGGGLFWQLLAPGMDNFGDGYEIILSDKRQSSTANLIAQQALINCTRSESGFGEASKGDTSTTDY, from the exons ATGGTGGCCGTG GGGCTGGATTTTGTAGTGGCAGAAGCAAGGAGATGTGGGATTAGGCTGATATTGAGTTTGGCTAATAATTATGAAAGTTTTGGTGGGAAGAAGCAGTATGTGAATTGGGGTAGAAGCAGAGGACAGTATCTCACTTCTGATGATGATTTCTTCACAAACTCTATGGTTAAAGGCCTCTACAAGAATCATATTAGT AGTGTGCTTAACAGATATAATGCATTCACTGGAGTGATCTACAAAAATGACCCAACAATCATGGCTTGGGAACTCATGAATGAGCCAAGATGCACCTCTGATCCCTCGGGCAGAACTATTCAGGCATGGATAATGGAGATG ATGGCTTCTTATTTAAAGTCCGTAGACAGAAACCATTTGGTCGAAGCCGGATTAGAAGGCTTCTTCGGCCCATCATCGCCTCAGCGAAGCAGATTGAATCCAGTCTCCAACATTGGGACAGGCTTCATTGCAAACAACATGGTTCCCGTGGTTGATTTTGCAACAGTGCATTCCTATCCCGACCAATG GCTATCAAACACAAATGATCAGAATCAGGTGTCTTTCATGAGCAAATGGCTTGACACACACATCCAAGATGCTGAGCGCGTTCTGCGGAAGCCTATACTGATCGCGGAATTTGGGAAATCGTGGAGAGACATGTTCAGCGGTGGAGCTGCTGGTGGAGGTCTCTTCTGGCAGCTGCTGGCCCCGGGCATGGATAACTTCGGAGATGGGTACGAGATCATCCTGAGCGACAAGAGGCAGAGCTCGACTGCAAACCTGATAGCACAGCAGGCTCTCATAAACTGTACCAGATCAGAAAGTGGTTTTGGAGAAGCATCAAAGGGAGACACATCCACAACTGATTACTGA
- the LOC121766524 gene encoding putative pentatricopeptide repeat-containing protein At3g47840: MVLQLRPLVRRRLYTKSSLAYADSTQICFREDGRLFEAMETNMLHLNSQLKELVKTGDLRRARHMFDGLPHRDEISWTTMISGYVNASDSSQALSLFSKMWVAPNTRMDNFVLSLALKACGLNVNVNFGETLHGYSVKAGFLNSVFVGSAVLDMYMKNGRVLEGCRVFDEMPLRNVVSWTAIITGLVRGGCSLQGLSYFTEMWRDGVEHDTYTFAIALKACADLQLLKHGMEIHARTIKDGVNTPSYVVNSLASMYNKCGKLSYGLHLFENMSEPDVVSWTSVINTYVQRGNDHQGIKAFVRMRECGVCPNEYTYAAVISSVANVARIIWGRQLHALVLQRGLADLLSVANSLMTMYSKCGQASSASAIFSEMRIRDVISWSTIIAGHAQGGDGELALELLSWMRREGSKPTEFAVSSVLSACGSMAILEQGRQLHAYALTVGLDQTALVRSALISMYSKCGSLQDAEKTFSLSQTDDIVSWTAMINGYAEHGRSREAIDLFEKLHHFGLRPDPVTFIGVLSACSHVGLLELGFRYFDSLTKEYNIAPSKEHYGCMIDLLCRAGRLQEAENMIRSMPVERDDVVWSTLLRASREHSDVERARTAAEQLLQRDPDCAGTHITLANIYASRGKWSEAAEVRKLMKSKGVIKETGWSWIKIKDRVSAFAAGDKNNPLYEDIHCILKLIASKDDLTLQELASILSFTEVS; the protein is encoded by the coding sequence ATGGTGTTACAATTGAGGCCTCTTGTTAGAAGACGATTATATACGAAATCAAGCTTAGCCTACGCTGATTCCACACAAATTTGTTTTCGGGAAGATGGGAGACTCTTTGAAGCCATGGAAACGAACATGCTGCACCTCAATTCCCAGCTGAAGGAACTCGTAAAAACCGGCGACCTGAGAAGAGCCCGCCACATGTTTGATGGATTGCCTCACAGAGATGAGATATCTTGGACGACTATGATCTCGGGCTATGTGAATGCCTCAGATTCATCTCAAGCGTTGTCTCTGTTTTCTAAAATGTGGGTGGCCCCGAATACCCGAATGGACAACTTCGTTCTCAGCCTTGCTCTCAAGGCGTGTGGGCTGAATgtgaatgtgaattttggggaaacTTTGCACGGCTATTCGGTCAAAGCTGGTTTTTTGAACTCTGTTTTTGTAGGGAGCGCAGTTCTTGATATGTACATGAAGAATGGTAGAGTTTTGGAGGGTTGTAGAGTGTTTGATGAGATGCCGTTGAGAAATGTAGTGTCTTGGACCGCCATCATCACGGGGCTTGTTCGTGGGGGTTGTAGCTTGCAGGGGCTTTCCTATTTCACAGAGATGTGGAGGGATGGTGTCGAGCATGATACTTACACGTTTGCCATTGCATTGAAGGCCTGTGCTGATTTGCAGCTCTTGAAACATGGGATGGAGATTCATGCTAGGACGATAAAGGATGGTGTGAATACGCCCTCGTATGTGGTTAATAGCCTTGCCTCAATGTATAACAAGTGTGGGAAACTATCTTACGGTTTGCATCTGTTTGAGAACATGAGTGAACCTGATGTGGTTTCGTGGACGTCTGTGATAAATACGTATGTTCAGAGAGGGAATGATCATCAGGGAATCAAGGCTTTCGTAAGGATGAGAGAGTGTGGTGTGTGTCCTAATGAGTACACTTATGCTGCAGTGATTTCTAGCGTTGCAAATGTTGCACGAATTATTTGGGGACGACAGTTGCACGCCCTTGTTCTGCAGCGAGGTCTTGCAGATTTGTTATCTGTAGCGAATTCGCTCATGACTATGTATTCAAAATGTGGGCAGGCAAGTTCAGCTTCAGCAATATTTTCCGAAATGAGAATAAGAGATGTAATTTCTTGGAGTACTATTATTGCAGGTCATGCACAAGGGGGTGATGGAGAGCTGGCCCTCGAGCTTCTGTCATGGATGAGGAGGGAAGGGTCGAAACCGACTGAATTCGCTGTTTCCAGTGTCCTGAGTGCCTGTGGAAGTATGGCCATTCTTGAACAGGGTAGACAGCTTCATGCTTATGCTCTGACTGTTGGTTTGGATCAAACAGCGCTTGTTCGAAGTGCTTTAATAAGTATGTATTCGAAATGTGGGAGCTTACAAGATGCTGAGAAGACTTTCTCTCTGTCACAGACTGACGATATAGTGTCATGGACAGCCATGATCAATGGCTATGCTGAACATGGGCGCAGCCGAGAAGCCATTGATCTATTTGAGAAGCTTCATCATTTTGGTTTGAGGCCAGACCCTGTTACCTTCATCGGCGTTCTTAGCGCTTGTAGCCATGTGGGACTTCTTGAACTCGGCTTTCGCTACTTTGATTCATTGACAAAAGAGTACAACATAGCTCCTTCAAAAGAGCACTACGGTTGCATGATCGACCTCCTATGCCGGGCTGGAAGACTGCAGGAAGCTGAGAATATGATCAGAAGCATGCCTGTGGAAAGGGATGATGTTGTTTGGTCAACTCTCCTTAGAGCCAGCAGAGAACACAGTGATGTTGAGCGTGCAAGGACTGCAGCAGAGCAGCTGCTCCAACGGGATCCAGATTGCGCAGGGACGCATATCACACTGGCTAATATATATGCCTCGAGAGGTAAATGGAGCGAAGCAGCAGAGGTGAGGAAACTGATGAAATCAAAAGGTGTTATCAAGGAAACTGGCTGGTCTTGGATCAAAATCAAGGATCGGGTTTCTGCATTCGCTGCTGGTGACAAAAATAATCCACTGTATGAAGATATACACTGCATTTTGAAGTTGATAGCTTCAAAAGATGATCTCACACTACAAGAACTTGCTTCAATCCTATCTTTTACAGAGGTTAGTTAG
- the LOC121767695 gene encoding 26S proteasome non-ATPase regulatory subunit 11 homolog has translation MLSQRVPATEDSISAAKEKTAAEAIPLLYGILEDPSSSSEALKIKELAITDLSDRLREVGRAEELQSLLTKLRPFFSLIPKAKTAKLVRGIIDSVAKIPRTSDLQISLCKEIVQWTRAEKRTFLRQRIEARLAALLMESKEYSEALNLLSGLIKEVRRLDDKLLLVEIDLLESKLHFALRNLPKAKAALTAARTAANAVYVPPAQQGTIDLQSGILHAEEKDYKTAYSYFFEAFEAFNTLADPQAIYGLKYMLLCKIMVNQAEDVAGIISSPKVGLQYKGPELDAMKAIADAHSKRSLKLFETALQNFKNELDEDPIVHRHLSALYDTLQEQNLCRLIEPFSRVEIAHISELIELPSHQVEKKLSQMILDKKFAGTLDQGAGCLIIFDYPKTDAIYPATLETISNMEKVVDSLYARSAKIMA, from the coding sequence ATGTTGTCCCAACGTGTTCCTGCAACTGAGGATTCGATTAGTGCTGCTAAAGAGAAAACTGCTGCTGAGGCCATCCCTCTCCTTTATGGGATCCTTGAAgatccttcatcttcttcagaaGCCTTAAAGATCAAAGAATTGGCTATTACCGACCTATCAGATCGTCTAAGGGAAGTTGGCCGAGCAGAAGAACTGCAGAGCCTACTTACTAAATTGCGGCCTTTCTTTTCCTTGATCCCTAAAGCAAAAACTGCAAAGCTTGTCCGTGGTATTATCGATTCAGTTGCTAAAATACCTAGGACCTCTGATCTCCAAATCTCTCTCTGTAAGGAGATTGTGCAATGGACAAGGGCTGAGAAGCGCACTTTTCTCCGTCAACGAATTGAGGCTAGGCTTGCAGCTCTTTTGATGGAAAGTAAGGAATATTCAGAAGCACTGAATCTTCTTTCAGGTCTCATTAAAGAGGTTAGAAGATTAGATGACAAGCTGCTGCTTGTGGAAATTGATTTGCTTGAGAGCAAACTCCATTTTGCCCTGAGAAACCTGCCCAAAGCCAAGGCTGCACTTACTGCTGCAAGAACAGCAGCAAATGCGGTGTATGTGCCCCCAGCGCAGCAGGGCACCATAGATTTGCAGAGTGGAATCCTCCATGCTGAAGAGAAGGACTACAAAACAGCATACAGCTACTTCTTTGAAGCATTTGAAGCTTTCAACACTCTTGCAGATCCCCAGGCAATTTACGGCCTTAAGTACATGCTTCTGTGCAAAATTATGGTGAACCAGGCTGAGGACGTGGCAGGAATTATATCATCACCCAAGGTTGGTTTGCAATATAAAGGACCAGAACTAGATGCAATGAAGGCCATTGCTGACGCTCACTCAAAGCGCTCGCTGAAGCTCTTTGAGACTGCCCTGCAGAATTTCAAGAATGAGTTGGATGAGGACCCAATTGTCCACAGGCACCTTTCCGCCCTCTATGACACACTACAGGAGCAGAATCTTTGCAGGTTGATCGAGCCATTCTCAAGAGTCGAGATTGCCCACATTTCTGAGTTAATCGAGTTGCCATCCCACCAAGTTGAGAAGAAATTATCTCAGATGATTCTGGATAAGAAGTTTGCAGGGACTCTAGACCAGGGTGCTGGATGCCTGATCATATTTGATTATCCCAAGACTGACGCCATCTACCCAGCGACTTTGGAGACTATATCAAACATGGAGAAGGTTGTGGACAGCCTCTATGCAAGGTCAGCCAAAATAATGGCTTGA
- the LOC121766525 gene encoding lipid phosphate phosphatase epsilon 2, chloroplastic-like, producing the protein MNIFVSLEFTNFVGFVNLIQSKWLISAILIVFLLWKHDALALWASVGSALNATLSVVLKHLLNHERPVSGLRSDPGMPSSHAQSISYTITFLAVSLVEMFGVDAFTVALSGVFAINGSYFAWLRVSQRLHTVSQVVVGAVVGFTFGFLWFWSWNSFVLNLFTSFLWAKIVISLGSFVFVVSFVFHSYQSWLNDT; encoded by the exons ATGAACATTTTCGTATCTTTAGAATTTACTAATTTCGTTGGCTTCGTAAACTTGATTCAGAGCAAGTGGCTCATCTCAGCGATTCTTATTGTATTCCTTCTCTGGAAGCATGATGCACTAGCTTTATGGGCTTCTGTTGGGTCTGCACTCAACGCTACGCTCTCTGTTGTACTTAAGCATTTACTAAACCATGAAAGGCCGGTTTCCGGACTAAGATCAGACCCGGGGATGCCTTCTTCTCATGCGCAGTCTATAAGTTATACCATCACATTTCTCGCTGTTTCAT TGGTGGAGATGTTCGGAGTCGATGCTTTTACAGTCGCACTGAGCGGTGTTTTTGCTATAAACGGCTCTTATTTT GCATGGCTTCGGGTCTCCCAGCGTCTTCATACAGTTAGCCAAGTGGTAGTGGGAGCAGTCGTGGGATTCACGTTCGGGTTCCTCTGGTTCTGGTCATGGAATAGTTTTGTGCTCAACTTGTTCACATCCTTCTTGTGGGCAAAAATTGTTATCAGTTTGGGTTCCTTTGTATttgttgtttcttttgtttttcacAGTTACCAGTCCTGGCTTAATGATACATAG
- the LOC121767694 gene encoding GTPase ERA-like, chloroplastic: MKELALQYSIPPSSTSKLGIFQRRNFPQFQSSRNRCVNCSSAAAGSRRKSSKPLQVEEIEDVLRSSRYYVQSRDEEEEVEVDEDGDEATSSSMLLSLSIKPDRNIALLDDYEMEEMDYVSDDPNHRSGYVAVVGKPNVGKSTLSNQMVGQKLSIVTDKPQTTRHRILGICSSSDYQMILYDTPGVIEKRMHKLDSMMMKNVRSAAINADCVVIVVDACRAPEKIDEVLEQGVGDRTSKLPTLLVLNKKDLIKPGEIAKKIEWYEKFADVDEVIPVSAKFGHGVDDVKEWILSKLPKGPAYYPKDITSEHPERFFVAEIVREKIFMQYRNEVPYACQVNVISYKSRPNAKDFIQVEIVVEKNSQKIILIGKEGKALKVLATAARLDIEDFLQKKVFLEIEVKIKENWRQNEGLLKYYGYGGQIQAL, encoded by the exons ATGAAGGAATTAGCTCTGCAATACAGCATTCCCCCCTCTTCCACCTCAAAACTAGGAATTTTCCAACGGAGGAATTTTCCCCAATTTCAGTCCTCTAGGAATAGGTGTGTAAATTGCAGCTCCGCCGCCGCTGGTAGCCGGAGAAAATCGAGCAAACCTCTACAAGTCGAAGAAATCGAAGATGTATTGCGCAGCAGTAGGTATTACGTGCAGAGCAGAGACGAGGAAGAGGAGGTAGAAGTGGATGAAGATGGAGATGAAGCGACTTCGTCGTCGATGCTCCTGTCATTGAGCATAAAGCCTGACAGGAACATTGCTTTGCTGGACGATTACGAGATGGAAGAGATGGATTACGTCTCCGACGACCCCAATCACCGGAGCGGCTACGTGGCGGTGGTCGGAAAGCCAAACGTCGGAAAGAGCACTCTGTCGAATCAAATGGTCGGTCAGAAGCTGTCAATCGTCACTGACAAGCCTCAAACAACTAGACATCGTATCCTTGGAATATGCTCTAGCTCGGATTATCAG ATGATTCTGTATGATACACCGGGTGTTATTGAGAAGAGAATGCATAAGTTGGATTctatgatgatgaagaatgTGCGGAGTGCTGCCATTAATGCAGACTGTGTTGTCATTGTTGTTGATGCTTGTAGGGCGCCTGAAAAG ATTGATGAGGTGTTGGAACAAGGAGTTGGAGATCGGACGAGTAAGTTACCCACCTTGCTTGTTTTGAACAAGAAGGATCTGATCAAACCTGGGGAAATTGCAAAGAAAATCGAG TGGTATGAGAAGTTTGCGGATGTTGATGAGGTCATACCTGTGAGTGCCAAGTTTGGCCACGGAGTGGATGATGTCAAGGAATGGATTCTATCTAAACTACCTAAGGGACCAGCTTATTATCCTAAG GATATTACTAGTGAGCACCCCGAGAGATTTTTTGTGGCTGAAATTGTCAGAGAAAAAATCTTTATGCAGTACCGAAACGAAGTCCCTTATGCATGTCAG GTTAATGTTATTAGCTATAAAAGTAGGCCTAATGCAAAAGATTTCATCCAAGTAGAGATTGTTGTGGAGAAGAACTCACAGAAGATTATCCTTATTGGAAAG GAAGGAAAAGCATTGAAGGTATTAGCAACAGCAGCACGGCTAGATATAGAAGATTTCTTGCAGAAGAAAGTTTTCCTCGAG ATAGAAGTGAAGATAAAAGAGAACTGGCGACAGAACGAAGGACTGCTCAAATACTATGGATATGGTGGCCAAATACAAGCTTTGTGA